ACGCGAACGGCCAGTACGAGGTCAACTTCGTTTACTCGGACGCTCTGACGACGGCCGACCGCTTCACCTTCTTCAAGATGATGACCAGCCAGTACGCCAAGAAGTACGGCGCGATATCGACCTACATGGCCAAGCCGTTCGCGGACCGCACAGGCAGCGGCGGCCACATCCACTACCACGTCGCGGACGCCAAGAGCGGCGACAACCTCTTCACCGATATGAAGGACAAGCAGAACCTGGGCCTGTCCGAGTTCGCGTACCACTTCATCGGCGGCATCTTCGCCCACGCGCCCGCGCTATGCGCGATCAACTCGCCTACGGTAAACTGCTACAAGAGGATACAGATAGGCCAGGGCCTGTTCGGCTCCCGCTCCGGGTTCAACTGGACGCCGGCGTTCGTGTCGTACGGCGACAACAACCGTACGCAGATGATCCGCTGCGCCGGTCCGGGCCACCTGGAGGACAGGTCGGTGTCGTCGGCGACGAACCCGTACCTGCAGCTGGCGGCGTACCTGACGGCGGGGATGGACGGCGTCAAACGCAAGCTCGATCCGGGCAAGGCGTACCTGGGCAACCTCTACGAGCTCGGCCTCGCGGAGATCCAGCGGCGCGGCATCAAGATACTGCCGCAGAGCCTGCCGGAGGCGGTTGAGGAGCTCAAGAAGGACAAGGTAGTGCAGGGCGCGCTCGGCCCCATCGCGGACGAGTTCATCAAGCTCAAAGAGGCCGAGTGGCGGGACTACCACCGCACGGTCAGCCAGTGGGAGTTAGACCGCTACCTGACGATGTTCTAGGGAGGGCGACCTGTCCCCGTAGATGGATGCGGCAATGAGACAATGAACGGTAAGGATAAGCTCCCGAGTGGACGGGACGAAAACAGGGTCCTCAGAGTTATCTCGCACTACGAGCATCAGAGCGAAAATGAGGCTGAAGAAGAAGACGAGATGACGT
The sequence above is drawn from the SAR202 cluster bacterium genome and encodes:
- the glnT gene encoding type III glutamate--ammonia ligase, whose amino-acid sequence is MTKREDIRRQMDKDGIQYILVQFVDINGAAKCKMVPVRHFDDVIDEGAGFAGAAVLGMGQGPHSHDMLARIDLDTYSVAPWETGVARFAADLFVDGQPYPYCPRQNFKRVLGDAKEQGYIFNVGVEPEHFLVTRDEKGKVAIWDPDKLDTLSKPCYDFKGISGAMGYLRDLMDGMTRVGWDTYQSDHEDANGQYEVNFVYSDALTTADRFTFFKMMTSQYAKKYGAISTYMAKPFADRTGSGGHIHYHVADAKSGDNLFTDMKDKQNLGLSEFAYHFIGGIFAHAPALCAINSPTVNCYKRIQIGQGLFGSRSGFNWTPAFVSYGDNNRTQMIRCAGPGHLEDRSVSSATNPYLQLAAYLTAGMDGVKRKLDPGKAYLGNLYELGLAEIQRRGIKILPQSLPEAVEELKKDKVVQGALGPIADEFIKLKEAEWRDYHRTVSQWELDRYLTMF